The following proteins are encoded in a genomic region of Magnolia sinica isolate HGM2019 chromosome 1, MsV1, whole genome shotgun sequence:
- the LOC131253291 gene encoding protein SHI RELATED SEQUENCE 1-like, which produces MSGFSLRRSEEEDNHNDILPHPESLFLYNTTTARNEDKSFEIWQQQQLLQRHQQQQQRHAFYTSVGIHGVGLSDESVAAAAAAAAGGGPSSSSSSSKMMMRGGGGGGGGSASGGGGMSCQDCGNQSKKDCAHMRCRTCCKSRGFQCPTHVKSTWVPASRRRERQQQLAAIQQQQQQRTGGVGLHGGENPKRQRENPTAPSLACTRLPTSTSGMELAGHFPAEVNSPAVFRCVRVSALDDPDDQYAYQTAVSIGGHVFKGILYDQGPDNQHYAPAGETSSSPSRNLIAAATAATAPSLAATTTSAAAAAMLDPSSFYPTPLNAFMAGTQFFPHPRS; this is translated from the exons ATGTCTGGGTTTTCACTGAGAAGAAGCGAAGAAGAAGACAACCACAACGACATACTCCCTCATCCCGAAAGTCTCTTCCTTTACAACACCACCACCGCTAGAAACGAAGACAAAAGCTTCGAAAtatggcagcagcagcagctgctccAACGTCATCAACAGCAACAGCAGCGGCATGCTTTCTACACGTCTGTTGGGATTCATGGAGTGGGGCTTTCAGATGAATCTGTAGCAGCAGCAGCGGCGGCGGCGGCTGGAGGtggaccatcatcatcatcatcatcttcgaaGATGATGatgagaggaggaggaggaggaggaggagggagtGCAAGTGGGGGAGGAGGGATGAGTTGCCAGGACTGTGGAAATCAATCCAAGAAGGACTGCGCCCACATGAGGTGCAGGACCTGCTGCAAGAGCCGTGGCTTCCAATGCCCCACCCACGTTAAAAGCACTTGGGTCCCCGCCTCTCGAAGGCGCGAGCGCCAGCAACAGCTCGCAGCTattcagcaacagcagcagcaaagaACAGGAGGCGTTGGATTACATGGAGGAGAGAATCCAAAAAGACAGAGAGAGAATCCCACTGCTCCCTCCCTTGCCTGCACCCGTTTACCTACTTCTACATCAG GAATGGAATTAGCTGGCCATTTCCCGGCAGAAGTGAATTCTCCGGCCGTCTTCCGCTGCGTCCGTGTTAGTGCATTGGACGATCCAGATGATCAGTACGCATATCAGACGGCCGTCAGCATCGGTGGCCATGTCTTCAAGGGAATCCTATACGATCAAGGACCCGACAACCAGCATTACGCCCCTGCCGGTGAGACGTCTTCTTCTCCTTCCCGCAATCTCATTGCTGCTGCCACCGCTGCTACTGCTCCCTCTCTCGCTGCTACGACAACAAGTGCTGCTGCAGCTGCAATGCTCGATCCCTCGTCTTTCTATCCAACTCCTCTCAATGCTTTCATGGCTGGTACGCAATTCTTCCCACACCCAAGATCTTAG